atcctaaaaatctaaagttgtaatctcttcctaacaatcgaTTTTAGAATaacattaatctctaaattatcgctaataagaatatctagttcttattccagtaagctattacacttatctctagGATGCAAATCACCTAATCACACAagcagttgtccaaactcaattgaatttctcaattacaaaggagttctcaaattgattcaacaatgaagaagaaacaataaaatttattatacttgaataaACTACAATCGTAAATTAATAACCAATCATTTAAGCACAGAACAACCCTAGCATGGCTAAAGATCGCCTCCAAATGGGTTTAATAGaattacacatgttcatgattaaactaaaacaagaattgaatataaaatagacaagaatcgaaaagaacatgaacaccctttctcaaatggtgagatgctatcccctcttgaataactTTGTATCCAAACTCTATAGCtcaatatctctttcttcttttctttgaatcttCGATCCAATCCTCAAGAGCAGCTATcttgatgatgttgaagtggaattcatctccatttttctcttcttgatcGTCTAGAAGGTTGCTCTTAAGGTCTGTCTTGAATACCCTAAAGTTCTCTTCCTATCCTTTTCTCTGCATCCcgctctctttctttttcttttcttttaacttaggTTTTGGGATCCAACACGGCTTGGATTTgtgccgtgctgatcagcacggtcTGGATCCATGCCGTGTTGATCTAAATGTGTACATTTTGGCCTTCTTCAGCACATCTTAGATTTGGCCCGTGCTGCTCAGCATGGGCATGCTCCTAGGTTGTGTCACTATCGGAAAACGTATTGCAAATCGCTTCTACTCGCCGTAGGTGAGGCATTTCAAGATGCCCTCTGACCCTGATCATGCTCCTCAGCACAGGCGTGTTGGTAGGGCGTGTTGAATAGTCTAACGCGCCCGATTTGACTATTTTTTCCTGATTTTGGTCCAATTTATCTCTAAAtttgatgatgtacctagaaaaGCACCTGAGACACAAAGGAAACTAAAACAaggtgattctaatacaaaaacacattatttgctctaaaaataacttaaaatcaagcatgcaaacatgtgtaatatcaAGAATATCAAATCACCCTATGCTTAAGCTTTTCCTTGTCCTGAAGTAATCAACAATTTAGATCATAAACTTGAAATCAACCCTCCTTAAACTTCATGCATTTGATTACAATTAAGCAATATTCAGTCTATCCCAATTGAAACTCaaccaaaaactaaactagTAATCTAAACAAGAGTAATTATCATGTCAATgtatgaagaaattaaatagtacattcaacatcaaatatttaagaaaCCATATGCATCACAAGGGATCACTCTATGCACTCAGTGTTTAAAAGGTAGTATTTAATCCCTCAGTGCAATTATATTCAACCTACTTCctataagcttgctcataaatccgATCTCCGCTATTGcaaataatcaaatatcacAATCAAAAGGTCTTCAGAAGGAttgtaatggggcttaggTTTAGGTATGGAGATTTGGGAGTGAGGTGTGAATAATTTTTGGACTTTTGCAATGCCTTACCTACAATTTCAGCTCATAAAGGACTAAAAGCCAaacaaagataattaaattcattatagTTCCTAATTCTCTAAAACAAGATGCTCAAAGAGTGAGAAATCAATGAACACTCAATAAAGGACTGTTTGTTTGTGttcttttttaagaagaaacaatatattagaattactttggattgaagggagcatctaaaccAAGTTTTTAAAGGACTTAGTGAATTTAAAGTACAAATAAGACCAGCATTTTACCCAACAACTCAATAAACACATTACAAAAATTCGAGAAATAGGGTAGGAACTGACAAATGAAAGGCTTAATAAATAAAGCGTGATTATAAAGCAGAAtggtaaaaatgaagaaagtggaTAGGCTCAacttggctaactaatgggAAATATTCACAGGTTGGCTTTTGGGTACaatggtgaatcctaagtgcccttaTCATTTCATAACATTTGATTGTGCATGTGACCTcaataagcattaccgagtaagttctagaaataaaaaaataatacaatgcacacttaaagaaaaaaaggagcatttatgatgtatgctcaattaggttcaaaaactcacaattTAAGTGTGTACATTTGTATAAGGTGTCTAAATACCATCAAtcaaatcattatttaatcaaTTCCTACACAAAACATAacaactaatcaaattcaaattaactgaCTTAAAGAATGTCAAGTAACACTGGTTTAATCGAGCCACtatgataaactaaaaattgttCAATAATATTCCAAAGTAACAAACAACAAGGAAGAAAAATCTCATGCTCAAAATCATAACTATCAATCTTTCGAAGATAAACAAAAAGCTAATAAACATCCTaagtataatatatacatcatcaataatacattatataacaattggaaaatataagaaaaagaaaagcccaAACAACGGCTTACCcgccccacacttgaaggacacactgtcctcaatGTGTAAAGGAGTTGGAAAGCAAcataataagtataaaaaagaaaagagataaatatgaAGAGATACTGCTCTACTCATCCTGTTGGGCTGATGGTGGTGGATGAGGTGGTGGTGCCTCGACTGCTGGTGgtgaaaaatacaaaaataatagaaaaataaaaatgaaaactaaaactaagaaaatgttCCAAAACCAACGCTCAAAATgtcaaaaacataaaataaaagttggggtacctcccaaaagtgctttttttttttctgagtTACTTAGTTGAACTTGTTGACCACTCCCTTCATGTGTGGGTTTAACTTGGGCGGCGGTTGAACTGCCAGGTTATGGATGTCATCCATAAGAATCTTAGATGAGCAATAAGTGTGGCTAATCCCTAGAATATCAACATTCTTTCAAGCAAACACCTTTTGGTACTTTCTTAGAGAGGGCAATGTCATCTCTCTCACCTCGGAAGTCAAGTCTGTTATTGAAATGTCAGGCAAACTATTGTCTTTATCTAGATATGCATAGTCAATATGATTTGGGAGCTCTTTCAACTTAAGAACTGGTGGTTCTTCAATTGATGGCCTCAACTTCTACACACCAACCCTGTCAATTATAACAAACTTATTATCCTCTTCGCTTGGCTCATTTACTAACAAAAATTcaagctgctccaacactttctcatttgacagctcatgctcatcttccattgGTAAAGTAACTTGTAGAGGGACTTCAACCAATATTTCCTACAATTATGTCTCAACAACATCATTAAGTACATTAATAACATACACAACATTATCATGATCTAAAGGCTGTTTCATAGAATTATTCAAGTCAAAGGTGATAGTCTCATTCCCTACCCTAAGTTAAAGCTTTCCATCGAAACATCTTAATTACCCTAGATGTTACAAGGAAAGGTCTACCTAGAATCAAAGGTACACTACTCTCACCATCCATGTCTAAGATCACAAAGTCaacaggaaatatgaacttatccaCCTTAACAAGCACATTCCCTACAATACCCCTAGGATACTTGATTGACATATCCGCTAGTTGtatactcatcctagtaggtttTATCTCTCCCACCCTCAACTTAGCAACAAGTTATACGATATTACATCaatgctagctcctaaatcagctaaagcATCACTAATAGTTAAGTCACCTATAACAAAGGGATAGTAAAATTCCCTAGGTCATATTTCTTTGGTAACTGGTTTTGAAAAGTCACCGAACATTCCTAGTTCAGCGTCACGAATGCCAAGTCCTCAAAATTCCTTTTGTTGCTAAGGATCTTCTTTAAGAACTTCACATACCTAGGCATCTGCGAAATAGCTACAATAGAAGTTAAgtttatatttagttatttaaatacATCAAGAAATTTATCAAACTGTTACTCAACTTGCCCCTGTTTCAACCTAATAAGGTACGGAATTTTGGGTTGGAATTCCCTCAGTGGAATCTTctttgcctcttccttctcTAGTTCCTTCGCCTTGTTATCTTTAACCTTTTTGCTTGAATCTAACTGCGCATCAAcatcattattagaaatagGAGAAGAACTAGGAATATACTTACTTGACCGCAAAATGATTACATTCACATGCTCTCTCAGGTTGGACTTTGTATTACTTGGCAAAGTCCCCGGCTACCTCTCAgccaacatcttagaaatctagCCTATTTGATTCTTTAAGTTTTGAATGGAGGCTtattgatttctaagagctgCGTTCGTCTGCTGAAATTTAGTCTCTGAAATagacacaaacttcatcattaGCTCCTATAAGTTAGGTTTTTTTCTCTTGAGTATGAGGAGACTGAGGTGGGAGAACAGATTGTTGCGGTTGCTGATATAATCACTGAAACCCTTGTGGCCCCTGGTtgttattgttcctccatcCGAAGTTCaaatgatttctccatcccGGATTATAAGTGTTGCTATACGGGTTGTTCTGCTGCCGAGACTGACTCCCCATATAATCCACCTATTCATGgttagatgaagaagaagcaaacatatcTCCCGACATATAGTTACTACTGAAATACGGGCCACTACAAAACTCACAACTTGCTTGAGCTGGTGGACAGGTATCTAGAGTTGATCAATTTTCTTGGATAATAACTTCACTTAAACCGCCAAGGCTGCAATGGTATCCAACTAGTGTACACTCCCTTGACGTCCCGTCCTGCTCCTAATAGTGTGCCACTAGTAATTGTTTgtggccatctcctctatcaagCTTTGGGCTTGCTCTAGTGTCTTGCTGCTCAAAGAACCACCTGCAGCTGCATCTACCATCTGCTTAGTAGCCAAATTCAAACCATTATAAAAATTGTGTACCTATAACCAGATCAGTAGTCTATAGTGTGGTCAGCATCACAGTAGATCCTTATACCTTTTCCAGGTGTCATACATCGACTCATCGTCAAactgcataaaagaagatatatcaTTTCTAATTTTAGCAGTTTTAGAGGGAGAAAAGtacttaaacaaaaatttctCCGTTAAAGAATCCCAAATAGTGATAGTGTTTGGAGGTAGTGACTGTAGCCACAGCTTTTCTCTatccctcaaagaaaatggGAACAAGCGGAGACAAATTGCATCGTCTGTTGTCCCActaatcttgaaggtatcacaaatctctaaGAAACTCGCTATATGCGTGTTAGGATCCTCATCTGACAAGCCTCCAAACTGAATCGTTTGCTGCACTATCTGAATCACATtagtctttattttaaaattattagtggCGACAACTGGTTTCGTAATGCATGTTCACGTCCCCTCCAGGTAGGGTTTCGCAACGTCATACATTGTCCggttattttcatttttgtcgTTGGCGTTTGCTGTCTCTACTGTAATGTCTTTTGTTTTGCTCTCGTGTATGGCTTTCCCAACCTGAATCTCTTCCTTCTCTACGTTCAACTACTTCCTCAACTGCCTAAGGAATCGCTCTGGTTCTAGTACAGGGTCTACTAGATCAGGATTGGAACTCCTGGCCATACACTACTTGAAACAACAAATAACCAACAacacaaatgaataaaagaataaaaatcaaacaaaaacaaacaaagaataaagaataaatggctaaattaataagaacaCACAACTCacaatatttctcaaaataggTCCCCAACAACGGCGCCAAGAACTTGATGGCTCACTAACACGACTAGCAATCTACAGGAAAATACACCTatcgaatgtaatctagctatggcaagtatcaatgtCGTATCCCACGAGAACTGAGAAACTACTACTACTATgctatttctattatttaaccgatcaaaaggtggtgaaggttattaactaaaaatgattcagaatgcaattgaaagctaaattttaacaaagagaatgaaagttgAACAAGGATAATAAGATGAGTTAACACAATTGGAGATCACTTTAGCTAGCCGgcttacaaataataaattatgaatgcatttattaagaattgcaatctgtggataatttcttaaatgaattggcctctctctcgagttaaccaattcctaatcctaaagatctaaagttggaatctgtTCCTAATAATCGATTTTAAAATAGCATTAATATCTAAATTACCGttaataagaatgtctagttcttattccagtAAGCTTTTACACTTATCTCTAGGATGCAAATCACCTAATCACACAAGCAGTTgtctaaactcaattgaatttctcaattacaaaagagttctcaaattgattcaacaatgaagaagaaacaataaagtttattatacttgaatgaaaactataatcttaaattaataatccaaTCATTTAAGCACAAAACAAGCCTAGCATGGCTAAAGATCGCCTCTAAATGGGTTTGATAgaattagttacacatgttcatgattaaactaaaacaggaattgaatacaaagtagacaagaatcgaaaagaatatgaacaccctttctcaaatggtgagatgttatcccctcttgaataactctgTATCCAAACTCTACAGCTCAagatctctttcttcttttctttgaatctttaatcCAATCCTCAAGAGCAGCTATcttgatgatgttgaagtggaattcatcttcattttcctcttcttgatcaTTTGGAAGTTTGCTCTCAAGGTCTATCTTAAATATCTCAAAGTTCTCTTTATATCCTTTTCTCTGCGTCCcgctctctttctttttcttttcttttaacttagATTTCAGGATGCAACATGGCCTGGATTTGGGCCCTGCTaaccagcacggcctggatcCATGTCGTATTGATCTAAAAGTGTACATTTTGGCCTTCTTCAACACGTCTTAGATTTGGGTCGTACTGCTCAGCACGGGTATGCTCCTAGGCCGTGTCACTCTTAGAAAATATGTTGCAAATCGCTTCTTCTCGCCATAGGTGAGGCATTTCAGCATGCCCTCTGACCCTGACCGTTCTCCTCAGCATGGGCGTGTTGGCAGGGCGTGTTGAATAATCTAACGCACCCGATTTGACCATTTCTTTTCGATTTTGGTccgatttctctctaactttgatgatgtatCTAGAAAGATACCtgaaacacaaagaaaattaaaacagggtgattctaatataaaaatacataatttgctctaaaaataactcaaaattaagcatgtaaacatgtgtaatattaaggattctcttttttatttgtctaCAAGAGCTAGAAGCTCGAGATACTTGTCCAAATGGCCTATCTTGGATATTTGAAAAATACCAGCAATATGGACTTGATCCGCTACTAGAGTGTGGGACTAAAGAATATGGCTGATTTTTGACGATTGCCCTGCTGTCCACTAGCTTGGCCATAAGTATGTAAGATGGAGAGTAACTTGTGAGTTATTGAAATAGAGGCCTCACTAAAAAAACATAGAATTATCTGCAAATAGAAGACGATTAACAAATGGACTGGCACGTGTTATCTTAATTCCCTCCAATTGACCTAAATCTGTGCTTGATAGTATAAATGAGAGAGGCCTTCGCACAAAGAAGGAATAAAAGTGGGGAGAGAGGATCCCCCTGGCGAATATCTCTAGAGGGAGAAATAAATCCCTCAAAAGCTTCATTTATGTTAATGGAATAAGTTACATATGTAATGCATTCTATGATCCAGTGGATCTAAAGTTGCGATAAACCAAATACTTGGAGAATATGATGTATGAGCTTCCATTACAGCTTGTCATAAGCCTTCACAATGTCCAATTTTAGTGTCATTCCTCTtgttttgcattttcttttagacCTTAGGAAATAAGTGAATTCATAGTAAACCAAGATATTGTTTGATATAGATCGGCCTTTAATGAAGTAACTTTGATTAGCATCAATTAGTTTAGGCATGATTATTTGAAGGCGAGATAACAACATGATTTTATAGTAGACTATGCATAAACTTATGCATCTCCAACGAGAGAGCTGAGTTGTATTAGCATGCTTCGGAATTAATGTAATGGAAGAGTGGTTGATACTGCGTACCAATGATCTCTCTGCATGAATTTGGatacatatagaaaaatatcatCTTTTAATATATCCCAAATATTGGTGAAAAACTTACCTATGTATCTTTAGGGCTGTAAACGAACTAAGCCTCTTGTGAGATACTCGGAGCTCGACCCGGTAAAAGTTCGTCGAGCTCGTTAATAGAGATTCGTGAGTATTAACAAATCAAGCTCAAACTTGTCAATACTGAGCTCGTTAGCTCACGAACTAGCTCATTTGTAGATTTATAAGCCTATTCATGAGCTAACTCATTAATGAATTTTGTGTTTAAGCTCGTAAAAAATgtacaatattttttattttaatattttattttacatatatgtaaatatttatcaattcatataaattaatgtgtaaaaatatttttatttttattatatagtataattaacttctattaaatatttaatatttaaaattaattcattcaacatgataaaataaattatattattaaataaattaataaaattaaaaaatctaaaattaaaaaatttaagctaaagttaataaataaattttaatgaatttgagtTTGATTcgaatttataattattaaatttaaacttagTTCGAGTTCGTGCAGAATTGTAACgaactaaatttaaatatattaaaatctgGCTCGGTTCGTTTAGAGGCTTTTGCATTTCAATAGTCGTCCGCTGGAAACCAAACATCATTGACAGATATGAACAGTGGCCTTTAGCtccattattaattatttaaagagtGGGTCCTCTCCCAGAATTATCCACTCCGCTATTAGATTTTATGAATCTGCACCCCGTCTGGACCATCTCAATAAGCCCCCCACTCCTTATCTCTTCAAATTCCTaataccaaaaaagaaaaagaaaaaacctcgCCAAAAcctcttcattttctttcattttctttgcatCCAAACGTTccataaaaggaaaaaagaagagtcCAGATGACGACTCTTTTAGGGTCCTTGCAGACAACCTTCCATAATCTTCCGCGTGTCTCGTTATCACCAAAGGCTgctacttcttcttcttgttcgTCAATTTGTATTCTTGGTTCCAAAAAGCTACGCTTGCCATCATTTTCGCTGTCTAGTAAAACCAGTTTCCTGAACCCATTAAAATTGGGTAGTAATGTCaagtattttgaaaataaacgGGGAAGAAGAAGCGCTGTTCGAATGTCTTGGGAGGGTCCACTCTCCTCGGTTAAACTCATTACTCAAGGCAAAAACTTGGAGGTTCTTTTTCTTATCCTTCGAACCgtttatctttattattattatatctttggtcatatgattaaataaaggggcttgtttttcttgattttgatgaCAATTTGGGTTCTTGCATTTCACCAATTTGTTCATGTAGAAAATGGAGCTTAGTTCagttcattaatttattttgttagtttGCATCAATTTTTGGTTTGATTGAGAGAAGGTTAAAGAGGAAATTGTGTGGATGCAGTTGACGGATACAGTGAAAAAGCATGTAGAAGACAAGGTAGGAAAGGCAGTGCAGAAGCATAGCCATCTTGTGAGAGAAGTTGATGTCAGGCTATCTGTTAGAGGTGGAGAATTTGGGAAAGGACCCAAGATTCGAAGATGCGAGGTATGCTTTCCTGTattcaattcaattatatattttccttttggGGCTGCCTTCAACATTCTTATGGTTTTTGATCATTGGGTCTTCTCCTTTTCAGGTCACCTTGTTTACAAAGAAGCATGGAGTGATTCGTGCAGAGGAAGATGCTGAGACAATATATGCCAGTATTGATTTGGTGTCATCAATCATACAAAGAAAGTTAAGGAAGATAAAGGAGAAGGTGTCTGACCATGGCCGCCATATGAAGGGATTCAATAGGCTGAAGGTGAGAGAGCCAGTGGCAGAACCTGTGAAGGATGACACGGACGAGGTAGATGGCGTTCTGGGAGATGAGGATGAGGACTATATTGATGAGGTCATCTCTTAAAATCTAACTTTTGCTTTGTCAAAATAATGTTGATTTCGTGTTCCCATATGCATCTTCACTTGGTATCTGCTAATGTGATTGGCTTCATATAATTAACTCCTGATGCTGTTGACAAAATTCAAGTTATATCTACAAACGAGCTTTGCTCTTTCACCGTATTGGTGATTGTGTTTTGTTCATAGTTGTGCATTCTCTCACCCCAAACATCTATTTACTGCATAATAATG
The Ricinus communis isolate WT05 ecotype wild-type chromosome 1, ASM1957865v1, whole genome shotgun sequence DNA segment above includes these coding regions:
- the LOC8269537 gene encoding ribosome-binding factor PSRP1, chloroplastic codes for the protein MTTLLGSLQTTFHNLPRVSLSPKAATSSSCSSICILGSKKLRLPSFSLSSKTSFLNPLKLGSNVKYFENKRGRRSAVRMSWEGPLSSVKLITQGKNLELTDTVKKHVEDKVGKAVQKHSHLVREVDVRLSVRGGEFGKGPKIRRCEVTLFTKKHGVIRAEEDAETIYASIDLVSSIIQRKLRKIKEKVSDHGRHMKGFNRLKVREPVAEPVKDDTDEVDGVLGDEDEDYIDEVVRTKYFDMPPLTVSEAIEQLKNVDHDFYGFRNEETGEINIIYKRKAGGYGIIIPKENGKAEKLEPVVIEPAREPSIAE